Within the Cryptococcus neoformans var. neoformans B-3501A chromosome 1, whole genome shotgun sequence genome, the region ATCTCAAGGAACAGGTACTGGGGTACTCCCATTCCTTTGTGGGTCAGCGAGGACTATGAGGAGATTGTCTGCGTGAGCTCCATTGCCGAGCTCGAGGAACTTTCTGGCCAGAAGGGTATCAGCGATCTGCACAGGGAATCGATTGATTCCATTACCATTCCTTCCAAGCAGGGTAAGGGTACTCTTCGTAGGATTGAAGAAGTCTTTGACTGTTGGTTCGAATCTGGAAGGTACGTCAATGTCTTGCTTTACAATTGAATGCGTTCCTAACTTCTAGCATAGCATGCCTTATGCTCAATCACACTATCCTTTCGAAAATGTCGAGCGTTTCCAAAAGAGCTATCCTGCCGACTTCATCTCTGAGGGTATCGATCAAACCCGTGGTTGGTTCTACACTCTCTTGGTTCTCGGTACACACTTGTTCGAGACCGCTCCTTGGAAGAACCTAATTGTGACCGGTCTCGTCTTGGCAGCGTGCGTCCATAGTAGCTATAAATAAATCATGCGCTAAccgaaagaaaaaaaaacagtGACGGCAAAAAGATGTCCAAAAAACTCAAGAACTACCCAGACCCTATGGAAGTCGTCAACAAGTACGGTGCTGACTGTGTCCGACTCTTCTTGGTCAATTCTCCTGTTGTACGAGCGGACAACCTCCGATTCCGTGAGGAAGGTGTCCGAGAGATTTTGACCAACGTTATTCTCAAGTGGATCAACTCTCTTAACTTTTACCTCGGACAGGTTGAACTTTTCGAGCAGACTACAGGCGACAAGTTCGTGTACGATCACGACGCCAAGAAGTCTACAAATGTCATGGACAGGTGGATCTTGGCCACCTGTCAAACACTGATCCAACATGTCGAGACCGAGATGGCGGCTTACCGACTCTACACCGTCATCCCCAAGCTTCTCGATCTCATCTCTGATCTGACCAACTGGTATATTCGTTTCAACCGAAGTCGTCTGAAGGGCTCTGGCGGTGTCGAGGACACACGGGCGGCCCTCAATACTTTGTATGAGGCTCTTTTGACGCTTTGTCTTACCATGGTTAGTAACGTTCTAATATTATGGAAAAATAGGAGAGTGCTAATACAAAGATATGCAGTCTTCATTCACTCCATTCACGTGTGAGACTGTTTACCAAGCTCTCCGTCCTACCTCACCGGCCCCCGAGGATCCCGCTCAAGACGTGCGATCTGTCCACTTTTTGCCGTTCCCTAAGATTAGGGCCGAGTATTTCGACCCCATCATTGAGCGACAGGTACAGAGGATGCGTGCGGTCATTGATTTGGGTAGGTTAATCAGAGATCGAAAGACTCTCAAGGTCAAGGTGAGTTGCATCCCTCATGGACTTGCAAATTCTATCTTCCGTTAACAAGCCCTATAGATGCCTCTTAAGGAGCTTATCATTTTCCACCACGACCAAGAGTACCTTGATGATGTCCGCTCTCTCGAGTCTTATATCGCCGCTGAGCTCAACGTCGTCAACATTGTTTATACTTCGGAGGAATCTGCCGTGGGTATAAAGTACCGTGCTACGGCCGACTGGCCTTCTCTGGGCAAGAAGCTCCGAAAGGACATTGGCAAGGTCCGATCGCACCTTCCCAAAATGTCTACCGATGAGTGCAAGGCATTTGTTGCCGAGGGCAAGATTGTGGTCAACGGTGTTGAGCTTGTTGCCGGTGATCTTGTTGTCACCCGGTTTGCCGAAGTCCCGACTGGCGAAGTCAAGTATGACACTGCAAGCGACAATGATGTGATCATCTTGCTTGATATCCGACGACATCCCGAATTGGAAAATATGTCTCTCCTCCGATCTTTGACTTCTCGAGTCAACAAGCTTCGAAAGGAAGCGGGCCTCAAGCCTTCAGACAAGGTCGACATCTTTTACGAATACGATgctggggaagaggatgctATCAGACCTGCTATCAGCGGGAATGAAGAGTACTTGAACAAGCAGATTGGTGGCGTGCCTGTGGAATTAAGTCAAAAGggagaggacaaggaggtgCTAAAGAGAGAAGTTAGAATgaaggaggcggagggtTTGGGTCAGGGCGAGAGGTTCGTACTGAGCCTTGCATTGAGGGCCTAGATATGTGGCTAGATGAGACGTTTTCAGTTTGGGATACCCTGGTTATTGATGCACATTCAACATTTTATGTCTTCCAGTAGTTAACTTTCAATTCAACTGCGTTGACGCGACAggtaaaaagaaaaggaaaaggcccGGGTGCACAAAATGCATGATACTGAGTTTTTGAAGAGTGTCTATTATGGTACAGGATAGTACAAGAGTACCAAGCATCGGGATCTTGCTTACTATACATATTGTACATGCGAAAGAAAACGGTGAAGAAATGATtccaaaacaaaaaaaaaggtcgGAACagaaagaatgggaaatAGCAGAATATGACAGAAAGTCAAGCCTTACTCCCACCCAAAACGGAAAAACAAAATAAGGGAGACAAAAACGAAAGAGACTCGTGGTTATAATAATAGTTATGATCtaaataaaaataaaaaacGAACCTTTGTTCCACAAACAGAACAATCTATGACGAATGACTCGCCGCTTTTttcaccatcttttcaGCATACGAGTGGGGTTGTCCTTCGCCCCTTTGAAAGAGAACGGCGGCGTCTGTTATGTCCAGCTGCAGTTTGCCTAATTCGAACGAGCATCGTGTGAGTAAAAAATCCACTTATAGAGTGACgccaagaaaaaaagaaaaaagactAACCATCCTTACACGTCGCCTTGGCACGCATTTGATCACACAAATCATCGATAAGCAAATGTTCTGTTGGGTTCTATATCACGGATGTGTCAGTTTCATCAGGCCTTGGTTACATGAAAAACAAAGGGGGCGGTGCGGTGCGGGGGAC harbors:
- a CDS encoding hypothetical protein (Similar to gi|32404440|ref|XP_322833.1| hypothetical protein [Neurospora crassa], FASTA scores: opt: 4175, E(): 0, (55.359% identity (80.895% similar) in 1073 aa overlap (12-1080:3-1059)); HMMPfam hit to tRNA-synt_1, tRNA synthetases class I (I, L, M and V), score: 955.3, E(): 2e-284); translated protein: MSFRTHDPSKPIHIPTTEDEVLQYWRDIDAFKTSQKLSEGKPEYSFFDGPPFATGKPHYGHLLAGTIKDIVTRHAHSTGHHVERRFGWDTHGLPVEHEIDKTLNIKGKEDVMAMGIDKYNAACRDIVMRYSNEWKSTVERMGRWIDFETGYKTLDPTFMESVWWVFGQLWKKDQVYRGLRVMPYSTGCTTPLSNFEAGEDYRMTSDPAITVSFPLADDPTTSVLAWTTTPYTLPSNLALCVNPEFTYIKIHDFERDQNFILLESLLGTVYKEYQGGKKPDPKKEPKFKKVGTFLGKDMVGWRYVPMFDYFTEQYEDRAFRIIADTYVTDSDGTGIVHQAPAFGEDDHRICVANEIVRDDEIPPCPIDESGRFTSEVPEHQGKHVKEADSALIKDLQKKGRLITRSDIMHSYPFCWRSGTPLIYRAIPSWFVRVANISDKLVKNNEKTRWVPGAIGEGRFGGWLRNARDWNISRNRYWGTPIPLWVSEDYEEIVCVSSIAELEELSGQKGISDLHRESIDSITIPSKQGKGTLRRIEEVFDCWFESGSMPYAQSHYPFENVERFQKSYPADFISEGIDQTRGWFYTLLVLGTHLFETAPWKNLIVTGLVLAADGKKMSKKLKNYPDPMEVVNKYGADCVRLFLVNSPVVRADNLRFREEGVREILTNVILKWINSLNFYLGQVELFEQTTGDKFVYDHDAKKSTNVMDRWILATCQTLIQHVETEMAAYRLYTVIPKLLDLISDLTNWYIRFNRSRLKGSGGVEDTRAALNTLYEALLTLCLTMSSFTPFTCETVYQALRPTSPAPEDPAQDVRSVHFLPFPKIRAEYFDPIIERQVQRMRAVIDLGRLIRDRKTLKVKMPLKELIIFHHDQEYLDDVRSLESYIAAELNVVNIVYTSEESAVGIKYRATADWPSLGKKLRKDIGKVRSHLPKMSTDECKAFVAEGKIVVNGVELVAGDLVVTRFAEVPTGEVKYDTASDNDVIILLDIRRHPELENMSLLRSLTSRVNKLRKEAGLKPSDKVDIFYEYDAGEEDAIRPAISGNEEYLNKQIGGVPVELSQKGEDKEVLKREVRMKEAEGLGQGERFVLSLALRA